A region from the Lolium perenne isolate Kyuss_39 chromosome 4, Kyuss_2.0, whole genome shotgun sequence genome encodes:
- the LOC127348972 gene encoding uncharacterized protein produces the protein MYATKPLSLFKSHPDTASQPPPEGPNSGYIVVKGDDDGEDGETCCWGQCGGTRVRDLPFPQDRVLTLRYTEHHGESSSTYTDSVVFVPVPDAPLASNRYYAVIATGKHKGLVRTCSSEEDMAACCFCRCISDVEPRPFDPADVYQQIEIVQRRRGRFTARAVAADGFPHFLYRKKYWRVYASKAKNHFDLGDAPGINAALRSRQLADASLPTAMPTVVGKWYCPFYLIKEDCMSRSEQMDRGVFYEVVLEQRWETVGDEIHGGSRLHSTRVLYGGDVEARGAHLHTDGYVFFRVGPALSVIVHASLWDRMRWEAYRGGWVDEEEEAGKLAGRSVLVERFVVKRMDGSVVANFDFLHFNKVRSRKAEVTSLTAEV, from the coding sequence ATGTACGCGACCAAGCCGCTGTCTCTGTTCAAGAGCCACCCGGATACGGCGTCCCAGCCGCCGCCGGAGGGCCCGAATTCGGGCTACATCGTGGTGAAGGGCGACGACGACGGGGAGGACGGTGAGACGTGCTGCTGGGGGCAGTGCGGCGGGACGCGCGTGCGGGACCTCCCGTTCCCGCAGGACCGCGTGCTCACGCTCCGCTACACGGAGCACCACGGGGAGAGTAGCTCCACCTACACCGACTCCGTCGTCTTCGTTCCCGTCCCCGACGCGCCCCTCGCCTCCAACCGCTACTACGCCGTCATCGCCACGGGGAAGCACAAGGGGCTCGTCAGGACTTGCTCCAGCGAGGAGGACATGGCCGCGTGCTGCTTCTGCCGCTGCATCAGCGACGTGGAGCCGCGGCCGTTCGACCCGGCTGACGTCTACCAGCAGATCGAGATCGtccagcgccgtcgcgggcggttCACGGCCAGGGCCGTGGCGGCCGACGGCTTCCCGCACTTCCTCTACCGAAAGAAGTACTGGCGGGTGTacgcctccaaggccaagaaccaCTTCGACCTCGGCGACGCGCCGGGCATCAACGCGGCGCTCCGGTCGCGCCAGCTCGCCGACGCGAGCCTCCCGACGGCGATGCCAACGGTTGTCGGGAAATGGTACTGCCCGTTCTATCTCATCAAAGAAGACTGCATGTCCCGGTCGGAGCAGATGGACCGCGGAGTGTTCTACGAGGTGGTGCTGGAGCAGCGCTGGGAGACGGTCGGGGACGAAATCCATGGAGGATCGAGGCTGCACAGCACGAGGGTGCTCTACGGCGGGGACGTGGAGGCGAGAGGCGCCCACCTGCACACCGACGGTTACGTGTTCTTCAGGGTTGGGCCCGCGCTGAGCGTGATTGTGCACGCGAGCTTGTGGGACAGGATGCGATGGGAGGCGTACAGGGGAGGGTGggtcgacgaggaggaagaggccggGAAGTTGGCCGGCCGGTCGGTGCTGGTGGAGAGATTCGTGGTGAAGAGGATGGACGGGAGCGTGGTGGCGAACTTTGACTTCCTGCACTTCAACAAGGTCAGATCGAGGAAAGCAGAAGTGACATCCCTGACTGCAGAAGTTTAG